One genomic segment of Methanocella sp. includes these proteins:
- a CDS encoding TetR/AcrR family transcriptional regulator, protein MSIADLKELEKERRRDYIVDAAEKLFFAKGYDGVSMSDIADALKINKATLYIYFKNKDSLYFAVLRRGLLIMRDELLAPQKKSRKGKGRLLRMCEAFFRYCREHPEHYRELCYARTHRFDMSQVDSAMEQATIAREIIGGLNSAIVQGLEDGTITGGVDPLETAIFVMSTCENIASPGPVMEWALSEGMKTHDEYMAHSMALLARAIAARPKEMK, encoded by the coding sequence ATGTCCATCGCAGATCTAAAAGAGCTGGAAAAAGAACGGCGCCGGGATTATATTGTCGACGCCGCCGAAAAACTGTTCTTCGCAAAAGGCTATGACGGCGTGTCCATGAGCGACATCGCTGATGCGCTGAAGATCAACAAGGCGACCCTGTACATCTACTTTAAGAACAAGGACTCGCTCTACTTTGCCGTGCTGCGGCGCGGGCTCCTCATCATGAGGGACGAGCTCCTCGCCCCACAGAAGAAAAGCCGGAAGGGTAAGGGCCGGCTTCTCCGGATGTGCGAGGCGTTTTTCCGTTATTGCAGGGAACATCCGGAGCACTACCGCGAGCTCTGCTATGCGCGAACCCATCGCTTCGATATGAGCCAGGTGGACAGCGCGATGGAGCAGGCCACTATCGCCAGGGAGATCATCGGCGGCCTCAACTCGGCCATCGTGCAGGGACTGGAAGACGGGACGATAACCGGTGGTGTCGACCCGCTGGAAACCGCCATATTCGTCATGTCAACGTGCGAGAACATCGCCAGTCCCGGGCCGGTAATGGAATGGGCTTTGAGCGAAGGAATGAAAACGCATGATGAATATATGGCCCACTCCATGGCCCTGCTCGCCCGCGCCATCGCCGCCCGGCCTAAGGAGATGAAATAA